A window from Drosophila yakuba strain Tai18E2 chromosome 3L, Prin_Dyak_Tai18E2_2.1, whole genome shotgun sequence encodes these proteins:
- the LOC6533335 gene encoding large proline-rich protein BAG6 isoform X7, which yields MLINLKVKTLDARTHEFSIDNELTIRQFKDQIAEKTNIAAENQRIIYQGRVLADDKQVKEYDVDGKVLHVAERPPFSQRGANARNNDEPMRTFRNVARPPPPGMRTSPYFRALDGMLVGTMAIPVNNGPVAGQTRPPPNRYPNSSSFCINRITVALHMIDCADNIAAYLENPAVGLNNQSLDILQRGRWSMESTVVEVGVSSTDLPRNNNIIDMVQDAVTAALSRTGARNYTVVQLPTVYTNENGETSQQRTGEAGTSEGAASGAASNASGETTAATVIIEDVIETDDEAADGASDRSVTPTPEPEAEGAVGGQPATAAETPTSSAGSANDAAAEGGNNSGPRRRTRPQVLAQVIQHYRGVQARLAPFVDRYYEILQNDPTFEESDTAGRENAQRIFDRVSEAFHYLSHAQHAISDLMLDLSQPGPRVLTCRPILVEQSGYIRSNNIFTPNFLAPASGLLNEPFRNRAPGTASAAGTQTPNTAGTPTAVAPPQAANLQAATDASRSAAAMAEIASRAAGAAAEMAAGAASAAAAAARDLSSDQVEDPVDEPMVAPNAAGAATPAQQQQRLEMDTQMEMARIIQAMVNGQRPNDVHVEFNAPNVMSINLPVHVMTTVRQAPAPGSNETAEPSASESSPESTPATATAESPNAASTSSGTRSGDQRANTLPTTSTQTRSTSRPQIQIGGNNNWGGRIAPTHTAFDRFLPCNSHHIREPEQLLQNNNTNRSTSTAPAGGATVLSPTAAAVTRPVTTGRIQRGSNTFRPMWSSRRQRPASEQLNSLRPAAWAQAQTQTTHVQAAHVGAGSTNGAGVGAGAGAGRVRPTGGSPINRDRLAARTAHVGGGSTNGGLPSGRRGRLQAATSRLSRQFPTLLANFLLNNLRNNAPTASVGSAVAAEGGSAASSSSGAAAPIAATTPAGPPQTVVPTSTPTPAGGDSNNLRSQLRSFLNDSLFVGVPINEQTIPGAIGRALDWFAESLVYLPQYERPEYNSRDSVCNILRVSLRLIIELCNGAPGGGDGAQFEQSLKQLCDQFRKRLYSVLFLCLGSANAELYWRQLMRLLCTPMRSNFRNEALQFLCIYIDPTIPAQTDTADAQQFLVLRSVQATPPTAADEPFVAPPPFALNPQQQQPQEQSLDTDVEMAEVAASSSSSSSSPAADLPVVIVGSEPWHMSFPNDWLPVITRDLQTQSEQSRPQPPFSDAYISGMSAKRRKIIQSEKPTASVECLIANGVQRAIQSAGLGGTSGSASSSSISMDTVIGSIAHDSTVQAAYTDAVRNSLKERIKQDADFKSSKYPQIAKFAEQK from the exons ATGCTCATAAACCTTAAGGTGAAGACCTTAGATGCGCGCACCCACGAATTCAGCATCGACAATGAG CTCACCATCCGCCAGTTCAAGGACCAAATAGCCGAGAAGACGAACATTGCGGCGGAGAACCAGCGTATCATCTACCAGGGTCGCGTTCTGGCCGATGATAAGCAGGTGAAGGAATACG ATGTGGATGGCAAGGTGCTCCATGTGGCGGAACGACCACCGTTCTCGCAGCGCGGTGCCAACGCCCGGAACAATGATGAACCCATGCGCACCTTCCGCAATGTGGCACGTCCTCCGCCGCCGGGAATGCGCACCTCTCCGTATTTCCGCGCCCTCGACGGCATGCTGGTGGGCACCATGGCCATACCCGTTAACAATGGTCCAGTTGCAGGG CAGACTCGCCCTCCACCAAATCGTTATCCCAACTCCTCGTCCTTCTGCATTAACCGCATCACTGTGGCCCTGCACATGATCGATTGCGCCGACAATATAGCAGCCTATCTGGAAAATCCAGCCGTTGGTCTCAACAATCAATCGCTGGACATCCTGCAGCGTGGTCGCTGGTCCATGGAGTCCACTGTCGTGGAAGTGGGTGTTTCTTCGACGGATCTGCCGCGCAACAATAACATCATCGATATGGTCCAAGATGCTGTGACCGCCGCTCTCTCGCGTACTGGCGCCCGCAACTATACGGTGGTGCAGCTGCCCACAGTTTATACCAACGAGAATGGCGAGACCAGCCAGCAGAGGACTGGCGAAGCTGGAACCAGCGAAGGAGCAGCCAGCGGAGCTGCAAGCAATGCTAGTGGTGAAACCACAGCGGCCACTGTGATTATCGAGGATGTTATCGAAACGGACGACGAAGCTGCCGATGGAGCATCGGATCGTTCCGTCACGCCAACACCAGAGCCGGAAGCGGAGGGAGCAGTTGGTGGCCAACCGGCCACTGCAGCAGAGACTCCCACATCCTCGGCTGGATCAGCAAATGACGCGGCTGCAGAAGGAGGCAACAACTCGGGCCCCAGGCGCCGCACTCGTCCGCAGGTGTTGGCCCAAGTGATTCAGCACTATCGTGGCGTACAGGCTCGCTTGGCGCCTTTTGTAGATCGGTACTATGAGATTCTCCAGAATGATCCCACTTTCGAGGAGAGT gACACCGCTGGACGCGAGAACGCGCAGCGAATTTTTGATCGCGTTTCGGAGGCCTTCCACTACCTTTCGCATGCCCAGCACGCTATATCCGATTTAATGCTTGACCTGTCGCAGCCAGGACCACGTGTGCTCACCTGCCGACCCATTCTTGTCGAGCAGAGCGGCTACATACGCTCCAATAACATTTTCACGCCCAACTTTTTGGCACCGGCCTCGGGTCTCCTCAACGAGCCTTTCCGTAATAGAGCACCTGGTACTGCCTCTGCAGCTGGAACGCAAACGCCCAACACCGCAGGCACTCCAACTGCTGTGGCACCCCCGCAGGCTGCCAATTTGCAGGCGGCCACCGATGCCAGCCGCAGTGCAGCGGCCATGGCGGAGATCGCCAGTCGAGCTGCTGGAGCCGCTGCGGAAATGGCGGCTGGAGCTGCGAGTGcggctgccgccgctgctcgCGATTTGTCCAGCGATCAAGTGGAGGATCCCGTCGACGAACCTATGGTGGCGCCAAATGCTGCAGGTGCCGCAACACCtgcacaacagcagcagcgtcTAGAAATGG ATAcccaaatggaaatggctcGCATTATTCAGGCAATGGTCAATGGTCAGCGGCCGAACGATGTTCATGTGGAATTCAATGCCCCCAACGTCATGTCGATTAACCTGCCGGTGCATGTGATGACGACAGTGCGACAGGCTCCGGCACCTGGATCAAACGAAACAGCAGAACCTTCTGCGTCCGAATCCTCCCCTGAAAGTACGCCTGCAACGGCCACTGCAGAGTCTCCAAATGCAGCTTCAACATCAAGTGGAACACGCAGTGGCGATCAGAGGGCCAATACCTTGCCCACCACGTCCACGCAAACGCGTTCGACATCTAGGCCACAGATTCAGAttggcggcaacaacaactgggGCGGACGCATTGCTCCCACACACACGGCATTCGACCGCTTCCTGCCTTGCAACAGTCATCACATTCGGGAACCCGAGCAGCTGCTCCAAAACAACAATACCAATCGCAGCACCTCTACAGCACCAGCAGGAGGAGCCACCGTTCTGTCGCCGACAGCCGCTGCCGTAACTCGTCCTG TCACCACTGGTCGCATCCAGCGCGGCAGTAACACGTTCCGCCCAATGTGGTCGTCGCGTCGCCAGCGACCAGCCAGCGAGCAACTAAACAGCCTGCGACCGGCAGCCTGGGCGCAGGCGCAGACCCAAACCACTCATGTTCAAGCTGCCCACGTTGGTGCTGGCAGCACCAATGGGGCCGGAGTCGGAGCCGGGGCCGGAGCCGGAAGAGTGCGGCCCACGGGAGGATCGCCCATCAATCGCGATCGGCTGGCGGCTCGAACGGCCCACGTTGGCGGTGGCAGCACCAACGGAGGCTTGCCCTCTGGCCGGCGGGGGCGACTACAGGCCGCCACCAGTCGCCTGTCACGACAATTTCCCACCCTACTCGCTAATTTTTTGCTTAATAATCTGAGAAATAATGCGCCAACAGCTTCGGTAGGCAGCGCAGTCGCCGCCGAGGGAGGTTCGGCcgcctcatcatcatcaggagCAGCTGCCCCAATTGCTGCTACCACACCAGCTGGCCCACCGCAAACTGTTGTGCCGACATCCACACCCACTCCTGCCGGCGGAGATTCGAACAACCTGCGTTCGCAGCTGCGCAGCTTCCTCAACGACAGCCTCTTTGTCGGCGTGCCCATCAACGAGCAGACCATCCCAGGGGCCATTGGTCGCGCACTTGACTGGTTCGCAGAGAGCCTGGTTTACCTGCCGCAGTACGAGCGGCCGGAATACAACTCCCGCGACTCGGTGTGCAACATCCTGCGTGTCAGCCTGCGTCTGATTATCGAGCTTTGTAATGGAGCTCCGGGCGGCGGTGATGGTGCTCAGTTCGAGCAAAGTCTCAAACAGCTCTGTGACCAGTTCCGCAAGCGCCTCTACAGCGTTCTCTTCTTGTGTCTTGGAAGCGCGAACGCGGAGCTCTACTGGCGCCAGCTAATGCGCCTGCTTTGCACACCAATGCGATCCA ACTTCCGCAACGAAGCACTGCAGTTCTTGTGCATCTACATAGACCCCACGATTCCTGCCCAGACTGACACAGCAGATGCCCAACAGTTCCTGGTCCTGCGCAGCGTTCAAGCAACTCCTCCAACCGCTGCCGACGAA CCATTCGTGGCGCCGCCGCCTTTTGCTCTCAacccacagcagcagcagccgcaagAGCAATCTCTGGATACGGATGTTGAGATGGCTGAAGTggccgccagcagcagcagcagcagcagttcaCCGGCAGCCGACCTACCCGTAGTGATTGTGGGCTCAGAGCCCTGGCACATGAGTTTCCCCAATGACTGGTTGCCAGTGATAACGCGCGACCTACAGACCCAGTCAGAG CAGAGTCGTCCTCAGCCGCCGTTCTCGGATGCCTACATCTCGGGCATGTCCGCCAAGCGGCGGAAGATAATTCAGTCGGAAAAGCCGACGGCCAGCGTGGAGTGTCTCATTGCGAACGGAGTGCAGAGGGCTATCCAAAGCGCCGGTTTGGGTGGAACCAGTGGTAGCGCCTCAAGTTCGTCGATCAGTATGGATACCGTAATCGGTTCCATTGCTCACGACTCCACCGTTCAGGCTGCCTACACTGATGCGGTGCGGAATAGTTTAAAAGAGCGTATCAAGCAGGATGCGGATTTCAAGTCCAGCAAGTATCCACAGATCGCCAAGTTCGCCGAGCAAAAGTAG